The DNA window AGTTAATCAATGCAGAGGTTATTGAGAATCGGCTGGTCCTGCCCGGCCACAGGCATGCTCACTTACGGGGTATACTGGGCAGCTGGCTTATGTGGCTAAAGTGCCCGGACATAGCCCGGGAGGCAAGGCCGGGGCAGTTCGTCATGGTGCGCTGCGGGGGTGAGACCACCCTGCCCCGCCCCTTCAGCATCCACCAGGTAGATGAAGAGCGTATTGCTTTATTTTACGCGGTGCGGGAAGGCGGACGCGGTACCGGCTGGCTCGCCGAACAGAAAGCCAGCGATTCCGTAGCGGTATTCGGGCCGCTGGGCAACGGCTTTTCCATCGACCCCACCACCCGAAATCTTTTACTGGTGGCCGGCGGCACTGGCATCGCTCCATTATATTTTCTGGCCCGGCACGCCACAAGAAATAACCATAAGGTAACGCTGCTCTACGGCACGGTGGACAAAAATCGTTATCCCGTTTCCCCGGAAATAGAAGTGGTGGCGGTTACTGAAGACGGCTCGGTGGGGGAAAAGGGATTCGTAACTGACCTCCTGCCCCATTTCTCAGAACACGCCGACCAAGTCTTCGCCTGTGGCCCGATGCCCATGTTACGCGATATGTTTAACCGACGGAGTGAACTGAAACTTGAGGGCAAACCAGTACAGATTTCCCTTGAGGTGCGGATGGGGTGCGGGGTGGGCGTCTGCTACGGCTGCACCGTGAAAACGAAGAGCGGACTGAAGCAGGTCTGCAGGGACGGGCCGGTGTTTGAACTGAATGATATTTTGTGGGATGAGTTGGGCGTCTGACCCAAAACTAGTTAAAGTATTTTGGGTGTGCGGAATATGGTAATAAGACATTATGAAATAGAGTCTCCTTCGTTTCAATCGATGAATATTGAATAATTTGAAACTGAAATAAATTCGCCGTTAGCCTCCACCCAAACTACAATCGTGTAAACACCTTCTCCTACCTCAAGCATCTTACTTATGTCCGCTTTTATGGTGAACAAACCATCAGAATTAGTCTCCCATGTCGTTGCTACTACGTCAGTTGGTAATAAATCGATGTAGAAAAAGCCAGATGGAAGTGGCGGCAAAATAGTGCCGATATCTTCACCTAAACCATATGCGTAATCATAGGGAGGGGCATCTAGCTGCTCAGGACTTAAAGGTTTAGGTAATGGGTCATAGTATAGGCTGACATTCTCTATGGTTCCAAGGGTTACTTTACCAGCAAGTGAAAGAATATCGCCTGAAATACTTGGGAGCTCGTTGAAATCAATATAATTCCCTTCAAATTGCTGAACTAGGTCAAGCCTTTCATTATCATAGGCTATTCCCAAATTTACCTTCTTATGCCATTCATTAAGGATGTTTTTCCTATGGCCTGGACTAGTCATAAGGCCTTGCTGAGCTTGTTCTAACATTTCCTTCGGGTCTCTTTTGTAGGATGGGTCCCTACCACCAATCCAGTATGTTTCAGTCATAAAGCCGTTCTCAGCTTCATAATTCTCCCCACCAGCCAGAGTATATCTCATATAAGGTTTCAGACCATCCATGCCCCAGTGTGAACTAAATCGATTGGCTAGCCTTTCTTCAGCATGTTTTTGGGCAGCGGTATTACTTCCTAGAGTTACAGGCTCTAAGCCGTTAGCCATTCTATCCCTGTTTATAAGTTCAAGAGCGTAGGCTAACAGTTCTTCATGTTGATAAACGGGAGTCTGTACTGGTATGGAAGGACTTTCTGGTGGTTTAACAGTTTCTGGTGCTGGAGCGGGCTCGACAGGAGGTGGTGTTGAGGTAGAACTAGGAACATTAGTTGCAGGGCTCTGTTGTGATGGTTCAGTCACCGTGGGTGGCGGATTTGTTGATGGACTAGTTTGACTACCTGATAGCGACCATACAACAAGCCCAAATAACAGCAACACAAAAATGACTATGAATACGATTAGACAGCCTGAGGTTGATGAGTTTCGTCTGTTTGTTGGTAATCTACCTCCAGGTGGCTTGCCTTGCCTTTCCCAATATGAGTCATACCACCAAGGTCTACCCATTTGATAGTTAATCCTTCAGAAATGTCGTTTTTTATGTAGAGGCAATTTTCACTTCAGGTGAGTATAATTATATTCCTGTTTGTAGGATTGTCAATACCAAATTTTATTTCCTAATCACCCCTTATTTCCCTATAATTTGCTGAGGGAGGTGTATCAAATGGTCATCACGAAGAATATCAGCCTGCAAACCAAGGGCGAGTGCGATATCATTGATATAACGTCGCCTGTGCAGCAGCAGCTATCTGAAACAGAGATAAAGGATGGCACGGTTACGGTATTCATCACCGGCTCAACGGCGGGGGTAACCACCATTGAAAACGAGCCCGGCCTTATCTCTGATTTCAAAGAAATGTGGGAGCGGGTTATCCCGAAGACAGTGGAATACCGGCATGACCGCGCCTGGGGGGAGGGTAATGGCTATTCCCACGTCCGCGCCTCGCTTCTGGGAGCGTCGCTGGTTGTACCGTTTAACGGTAAAAAGCTGGCCCTGGGAACGTGGCAGCAACTCGTGGTGGTGGACTTTGACAATCGGCCGAGGTCAAGACAGGTTTTGCTGCAGATTATGGGAGAGTAATAAGTGGTCTATTTGCTCTTCTCTTTCTTCTCTGCCTTCTGTTTCTTCTCTTCCTTCTCTTCTGCCTCGCCCGCCTCTTCCGCCTCAGCCACCTCTTCCTCAACAACTTCCGCTGATGAAGCCTGAGCCTGGTTGAGCTTCTTCATCAAACGCGATTTGCGCCGGGCCGCATTTTTGGAATGGATAATCCCCTTCTCCGCCGCCCTGTCCAGAGCCTTTATCGTCTCCGCCACCGCCTCCTGGGCAGATTCCATCTCGCCGGCAAAGACAAGCTTCTCTGCCCTGGTAATGAAGGTCTTGGTCCGGCTGCGAACGGCGCGATTTCTCATCTGTCGCTTTTCCGAGTTCCGCGCCTGCTTTTGCGCCTGCTTAATGTTTGGCAATATCAATCCCCCTCAAACTAAACTAGCTCAAAGCCAGCAATTTATAATGAGTTCCAAAAATACATATTATGCTTAATCGCAGACGCAAGTCAAGTTTTATCGCCCGTCTTGGCCGATGACTCATCCCCGATGCGGACAATACGAATTACGCCTTTAGCTGATTCAATTTTTTTGAGGAGCTTGCTTAACTGGGCCAGGCCCTGCGTTTCCATGGTAAAGTGCATGGTAACTGTATGGTCATCATGATTGTGGGAGGTCAGAGAGGTGATGTTCACTTTCTCTTCCGCGACAACGGTGGTGATATCGCGCATAAGCCCCACCCTATCCCAAGCCTCAACCTGAATAGAAACCGGGTACAGTGAATCTGCCTGCCCCCACTCCACAGGCACCAGCCTGTCCTTCTCATCCTCATGCAGGACATTGTAACAGTCCTGACGATGAATGGTGACGCCGCGGCTGCGCGTGATATAGCCGATGATAGTGTCACCCGGCACCGGGTGGCAGCACTGGGCCAGATGTGTGACCAGATTGCCCACGCCCAGCACGTGCACCACCGAGGGCACCGGCTTACGCGGCGCCACCTCAGGGATGACTTTGGGCGTCTCCTGCTGCGTGGCCAGTTTTACCGCAATCTGATGCGTGGAAATCCCTCCGTAGCCGATCGCCGCCAGAAAATCTTCAACGTTGCTGAAGAAGAATAATTCCGCAAGCTCCTCGCGCTCAATGGTGATTCCCAGATGCCGTAGTTCTTTTTCCAGGATCTGCTTGCCGCGCTCGATGTTCTCCGTGCGCTCCTGTCTCTTGAACCACTGTCGTATCTTCTCCTTGGCGTGGGAAGTCCGGACAAAACCGACGTGTGGATTCAGCCAGTCGAGGCTCGGACCTTTTTCCCCCTTGGTGGACATGATTGCCACCACGTCGCCGTTTTTCAGCTCGTAGTCAAGCGGCACGAGCCGTCCGTTCACCTTGGCGCCGATACACCGGTGTCCAAGCTCGGTGTGCACCCGGTAGGCGAAATCAAGCGGCGTGGAGCCTCTCGGCAGGTCCTTTATATCCCCTTTCGGGGTATATACGAAGACCTGGTCAATGAAAATGTCCGTTTTCACCGATTCCAGGAACTCTTCCGACCCGCTCAATTCCCGGTGCCACTCGATAAGCTGGCGCAGCCAGCCGATCTTCTCCTCGAAGTGCAGGTCCGCTTTCTGCCCCTGCTTGTATCGCCAGTGCGCCGCCACACCATACTCGTCATTGTGGTTCATCTCACGGGTTCTTATCTGCACTTCCAGGGGAGTGGTGCCGAAGCACATGATTGCCGTGTGCAGTGACTGGTACCCGTTTGGTTTTGGACTGGCAATATAATCGTCAAACTCCTCGGGTATCGGGTGCCACAGGCTGTGGATAATGCCCACAACGCTGTAACAATCGGGCACCGTGTTGACCAGCACCCTGAGTGCCAGCAAGTCGTAGATATCGTTAAAATCACGACCCCGCTGCATTTTCTGGTGAATGCTGTATATGTGCTTGGGTCGACCGGACAGCTCAGCTTTCAGACCGGCTTTGCCCAGTTCCTTTTTCAATATGTCGACCACCTGAGCAATGAAGTTTTCCCGCTGCGCGCGGCGTGCCGCCAGCAGGATAACAATACGGTTGAACGTTTCCGGCTCCAGATACTGGAAAGCCAGGTCTTCCAGTTGCCACTTCAGTTCCCATATGCCGAGTCGGTGGGCGAGCTGGGTATAGATTTCCAGTGTCTCCTGTGAAATGCTGCGCTGCTTTTCCGGCGCCAGCGCGTCCAGAGTACGCATATTATGTAATCTGTCCGCCAGCTTGATAAAGACCACGCGGAGGTCTTCCGCCATCGCAACCATCATCTTCCGTAAATTCTCCGCCTGAACTTCTCGCGGAGCCGTCCCTGTGGTCTGCCACGAGACCTGGCCGAGTTTGGTCACGCCATCAACCAGCTTGCTTATTTCCAGCCCGAACTTCTCTTCTATCTTCTCAACAGGTATGCCGCAGTTCTCCGGCACATCGTGCAACAGCGCCGCGGCCAGAGAGGCGGCATCAAGCTGGAGGCCGGCCAGTATCAGCGATGTCTGCACCGGGTGCTCCACATAAGGGTCGCCCGACAATCGCATCTGTCCATGATGCGCCTCGGCGGCAAACCGATACGCCTCTTCGACGAGGGCAATCTTCTCTGCCGGAAGATATGACTCCGCCTTTTCTTTCAGCTGGTCGAAACTCGTTACCCCTACAACAGCCAAAGTGGTGAAAACCTCCTGCCCTGACGGTAATGCGGGTTCTATCCTAGTATAGCCCAATAAAACTTGGTCTGTAAATCTGCGCTTTTAATGGTTGAATTTACCATTTTTCATATTGACAGGTAGAATAATTATGGTATACTTTCAATGCCATTTTGGCAAGGAGGTAATTCAAGTATGAGTAAAATTCTGCGCGCTAACATGAGCGACCTGACGACCAAGTATGAAGATGTACCCGATAAGTACAAGTTACTGGGCGGGCGTGGTCTAACGTCAGCCATAACCTGCGACGAGGTGCCGCCCACCTGTCATCCCCTGGGGCCAAACAACAAACTCTCCATCTCCACTGGCATCGTTACCGGCACCAGTGCGCCTACATCGGGTCGCATCTCCATGGGTGGCAAGTCCCCCTTAACTGGAGGGATCAAGGAGGCCAACTCCGGCGGTATGGCCGGCCAAAAGCTCGCCCGACTGGGCATCAAGGCTATCATCGTCGAAGGACAGCCAAAGGAAAAGGGCAAATTCTGGTTGCTCCAGGTAAACAAGGATGGGGCCAAGATTATGCCTGCCGATGAGTTTGCTGGCAGAGGACTTTATGAGACCTACCCCAAAATCTTTGCCAAGTTTGGCAAGGATGTAGGCGTCATTGGCATCGGCGTCGCCGGGGAGAAGCTGATGTCGATGGCCGGTATCTGTGTAAATGACCCGGAGAACAGGCCCAGCCGCTATGCCGGTCGTGGTGGGATGGGAGCCGTTATGGGCAGCAAAGGGCTCAAGGCTATCATCCTTGATGACACCGGCGGCCCGGGCGTAACCTTTGCCAATAAAGAGGTCTTTGAGGCTGGTCGTAAGAAGCTCGTTGCCGCCCTGCAGAAACACGATATTACCAAGCCCGGCGGGGCGCTTAATACCTACGGCACAGCCGTCTGTGTCGCTGTCATCAATGAGGCTGGTGCCTTACCCACCCGTAACTTCAGCTCAGGGCGGTTCGAAGGGGCGAGCAAGATTTCTGGCGAAACCATCAACGAGAACTGCAAGAAGCGGGGCGGCGTGGGCATGACCGGTCACAGCTGTTCCCCGGGCTGCATCATCAAGTGCTCCAATGTCTACCCCAAGCCCGATGGCACCGAGCTTGTCTCCTGCCAGGAGTATGAGTCGGTCTGGTCCCTCGGCGCCAACTGCGGCATTGACAGCCTGGAAGTTACCGGGGAGCTGATTCGCCTGTGCAATGACTATGGCGTGGACACCATCGAGGCCGGCGTGACCATCGGTGTGGCCATGGAGGCCGGACTGGCCAAGTTCGGTGACGGCAAGAAGGCCATCGAACTGATGCACGAAATCGGCAAGGGAACATCGCTCGGCCACATCCTGGGTGGCGGTGCCTCGCTTACGGCCGATACCTTCGGCGTCGTCCGCTGCCCGACAGCCAAACGTCAGGCTATGCCCGCCTATGAACCCAGGGCTATCAAGGGCATAGGTGTCATCTATGCCACCTCCCCCATGGGCGCCGACCACACCGCGGGCTACACTATCGCCCCCGAGATATTCAGTATAGGCGGCGAGGTGGACAAGTTCGTCATTGAGAAGGGAGACCTGGCACGCAACTTCCAGGATACCACCGCCTACTTCTTTGACAGCAGCGGTCACTGCCTGTTCATCTCTTTTGCCTGCCTGGATGACCTCTCCGGTCTCGAAGGCGTGGTGGAAGAGTGCAATGGGGTGCTGGGCACCAACTGGACAGTGGACGACATGATAAAGATGGGCAAGGAGATTGTCGATAAGGAGCGGGCCTTCAATGATGCGGCCGGCTTCACCAAATCTCACGACCGCCTGCCGGAATTCATGACGTATGAGAAGCTCCCGCCCCACAATGTGGTCTTCGATGTGCCAGACAAGGAACTGGACAAGGTTCACGGTCGCTAAAGGTTATTGAACCATTGATTCACGAGCCCCCTCCGCACGGAGGGGGCTTTCTTCATCTCGTTAAAATACGGTATAATTAAAATAGTGTAATTTGGTGTAATTTACGGATAAGGAACGAGCGATGAACAAGGTTGAAATAAGGCTTTTCGCGAACTTGCGCAAATTCCACCCCAGTTCCGGAGATAGCGACCCCTTTACCCTGGAGCTGGACAATAAGGCTAACCTTGGTGACCTGATAAACCAACTCAAAATCCCCCGCCAAGAAATCGGCGTGCTCATGATAAACGGGAGCTGGCAGAAGGAGAGCTACCTCCTCCAGGATGGGGACAGGATAGGTATATTCCCACTTATTGGTGGGGGATAGGGATGATCGAGGTGCACCTTTACGGCAAGCTCCGCCGCTTTTCCGATAATCAAGAGCCATCTCGTGATTCTATCGTTT is part of the Chloroflexota bacterium genome and encodes:
- a CDS encoding dihydroorotate dehydrogenase electron transfer subunit — its product is MKLINAEVIENRLVLPGHRHAHLRGILGSWLMWLKCPDIAREARPGQFVMVRCGGETTLPRPFSIHQVDEERIALFYAVREGGRGTGWLAEQKASDSVAVFGPLGNGFSIDPTTRNLLLVAGGTGIAPLYFLARHATRNNHKVTLLYGTVDKNRYPVSPEIEVVAVTEDGSVGEKGFVTDLLPHFSEHADQVFACGPMPMLRDMFNRRSELKLEGKPVQISLEVRMGCGVGVCYGCTVKTKSGLKQVCRDGPVFELNDILWDELGV
- a CDS encoding secondary thiamine-phosphate synthase enzyme YjbQ; this translates as MVITKNISLQTKGECDIIDITSPVQQQLSETEIKDGTVTVFITGSTAGVTTIENEPGLISDFKEMWERVIPKTVEYRHDRAWGEGNGYSHVRASLLGASLVVPFNGKKLALGTWQQLVVVDFDNRPRSRQVLLQIMGE
- the rpsT gene encoding 30S ribosomal protein S20 — protein: MPNIKQAQKQARNSEKRQMRNRAVRSRTKTFITRAEKLVFAGEMESAQEAVAETIKALDRAAEKGIIHSKNAARRKSRLMKKLNQAQASSAEVVEEEVAEAEEAGEAEEKEEKKQKAEKKEKSK
- a CDS encoding bifunctional (p)ppGpp synthetase/guanosine-3',5'-bis(diphosphate) 3'-pyrophosphohydrolase, translated to MKEKAESYLPAEKIALVEEAYRFAAEAHHGQMRLSGDPYVEHPVQTSLILAGLQLDAASLAAALLHDVPENCGIPVEKIEEKFGLEISKLVDGVTKLGQVSWQTTGTAPREVQAENLRKMMVAMAEDLRVVFIKLADRLHNMRTLDALAPEKQRSISQETLEIYTQLAHRLGIWELKWQLEDLAFQYLEPETFNRIVILLAARRAQRENFIAQVVDILKKELGKAGLKAELSGRPKHIYSIHQKMQRGRDFNDIYDLLALRVLVNTVPDCYSVVGIIHSLWHPIPEEFDDYIASPKPNGYQSLHTAIMCFGTTPLEVQIRTREMNHNDEYGVAAHWRYKQGQKADLHFEEKIGWLRQLIEWHRELSGSEEFLESVKTDIFIDQVFVYTPKGDIKDLPRGSTPLDFAYRVHTELGHRCIGAKVNGRLVPLDYELKNGDVVAIMSTKGEKGPSLDWLNPHVGFVRTSHAKEKIRQWFKRQERTENIERGKQILEKELRHLGITIEREELAELFFFSNVEDFLAAIGYGGISTHQIAVKLATQQETPKVIPEVAPRKPVPSVVHVLGVGNLVTHLAQCCHPVPGDTIIGYITRSRGVTIHRQDCYNVLHEDEKDRLVPVEWGQADSLYPVSIQVEAWDRVGLMRDITTVVAEEKVNITSLTSHNHDDHTVTMHFTMETQGLAQLSKLLKKIESAKGVIRIVRIGDESSAKTGDKT
- a CDS encoding aldehyde ferredoxin oxidoreductase; translated protein: MSKILRANMSDLTTKYEDVPDKYKLLGGRGLTSAITCDEVPPTCHPLGPNNKLSISTGIVTGTSAPTSGRISMGGKSPLTGGIKEANSGGMAGQKLARLGIKAIIVEGQPKEKGKFWLLQVNKDGAKIMPADEFAGRGLYETYPKIFAKFGKDVGVIGIGVAGEKLMSMAGICVNDPENRPSRYAGRGGMGAVMGSKGLKAIILDDTGGPGVTFANKEVFEAGRKKLVAALQKHDITKPGGALNTYGTAVCVAVINEAGALPTRNFSSGRFEGASKISGETINENCKKRGGVGMTGHSCSPGCIIKCSNVYPKPDGTELVSCQEYESVWSLGANCGIDSLEVTGELIRLCNDYGVDTIEAGVTIGVAMEAGLAKFGDGKKAIELMHEIGKGTSLGHILGGGASLTADTFGVVRCPTAKRQAMPAYEPRAIKGIGVIYATSPMGADHTAGYTIAPEIFSIGGEVDKFVIEKGDLARNFQDTTAYFFDSSGHCLFISFACLDDLSGLEGVVEECNGVLGTNWTVDDMIKMGKEIVDKERAFNDAAGFTKSHDRLPEFMTYEKLPPHNVVFDVPDKELDKVHGR
- a CDS encoding MoaD/ThiS family protein: MNKVEIRLFANLRKFHPSSGDSDPFTLELDNKANLGDLINQLKIPRQEIGVLMINGSWQKESYLLQDGDRIGIFPLIGGG